Sequence from the Methanobrevibacter arboriphilus genome:
AAGTTTATTTAACTCATTATTATAAGGAGAATTCTAATGCCAATAAAAGAGGCAGAAAAATCATATGAACATAAGAAAATAGAAAAAGAAGTCCAAGAGGTATGGATTAAAAATCAAGTTTATTCTAAAACAAACCAATTAAGGGAAGAAGGTCCAAAATATTCTTTTTTAGATGGTCCTCCTTATTGTAGTGGAAAAATACACCTTGGAACAGCTTGGAATAAAATTATTAAGGATACTTATCTTCGATTTAAGTCAATGAAAGGTTTTTCATTAAGAAGACAGGCAGGTTGGGATACTCATGGCCTTCCTATTGAACATAAAGTGGAACAGTTACTCAATATCAAGAATAAACAACAGATTGAAGAAGAGATTGGAATAGCTAATTTTGTTTCAAAATGTAAGGAATTTGCATTGAAAAATAAAGATGCAATGACAAGTCAATTTGAAGATCTTGGGGTATGGATGGACTGGGATGATCCCTATGTGACTTTTGATCCAAAGTACATGGAATCTTGTTGGTGGACTCTTAAAAAAGCACATGAAAAAGATCTTCTTTTAAAAGATAAAAGAGTTATTAGTTGGTGTCCAAGATGTGAAACAGCATTAGCTGCTGCTGAAATAGACTATGAAGATAAAATTGATCCTTCAATATATGTTAAATTCCCATCAACAGAACCAATATTGAACAAAGCAGATAACCCTGATGTATTAAAAGAGTATTTTTTAGTTTGGACTACTACTCCTTGGACACTTCCAGCTAATTTGGCTATTTGTATGAATCCTGATTTCGATTATTCATTTGTTAAATTTTTAAATGAGAAAAAAGGGGATGAAATATCAAATGATTTAATATTAAATAATGAAGGAATATTAATTTTAGCTAGTGATTTGGTTGAAACAATATTTGGTCCAGCTGTAAAAATAACAAAAGTTAAAAAAGATACTGGTGAAGTAGACGAGAATGGAAAACCTATTAAAGAAATTGAAGAAATTAGAGAACCTATCTATGAAGTTATAAAGATTGTTAAAGGTTCTGATTTAGAAGGTTTATCTTATGTATATCCTCTTTTAGATGAAATTCCCGAACAAAAGAAATTTGATGAAGATAATGAAGATAAATATTCATCTAATGTTCACACAATTTTACCAGGAGGCCATGTAGAGCTTGGAGAAGGAACTGGACTTGTTCACACTGCTCCCGGACATGGACCTGATGATTTTGAAATAGGAAAACAATTCAATCTTCCAATATTTTGCCCAGTTGATGAAGAAGGGAATTTCACTCAATTTGGAGGCAAATATTTTGGAGAATTTGTTAAAGATGCAAATCCAAATATTATCAATGATTTAAAGATGAAAAATCTTTTATTTAAGGAAGAAACAATAGAACATAGATATGGAACTTGTTGGAGATGTAAAACTCCGATTATCTATTTAGCTACAGAGCAATGGTTTTTAAAAATAACTGAAATTAAAGACAAGATGCTATCTGAAATTGAAAAAGTTGAATGGGTTCCTAAATGGGCAGGTGAAGGAAGATTCCATGATTGGGTTGATAATGCAAAAGATTGGACAATTTCAAGACAAAGATATTGGGGAATTCCTATCCCTGTTTGGGTATGTGAAGATTGTGGAAATATAAAGGTTATTGGATCTGTAAAAGAATTAAAAGATAATTCTATCAATGAAATTAAAGCTAATGATGAAGATTTAGTTCATAGGCCTTATGTTGATGAAATAATTATTAAATGTGATTCACTTGAATGTGATTGTAATAGTAATGATAAAACTGGATCTGATGACCTAAATAATATATGTAATGGTGAAATGAGACGTATTCCTGATGTATTAGATGTTTGGATTGATTCAGGAGTGGCTGGATGGGCGTCTCTTTATTACCCTCAAAAAAAGGATATGTTTGATGAATGGTTCCCATATGACTTTATAACTGAAGGGCACGACCAAACAAGAGGTTGGTTCTATTCACAACTTGGCACTGGTGTTATTGCATTTGATCAAATACCTTATAAAAAAGTTTTAATGCATGGTTTTGTCCTTGATGAGATGGGCAAGAAAATGAGTAAGTCTCTTGGAAATGTGGTTCAACCTGAAGATGTTATTGAAGATTATGGTGCAGATGTTTTAAGATTCTATCTTTTATGGGCAAGTAAGCCTTGGGATGATCTCAAATTCGTTTGGGACGAACTTAATAATATAAAAAAGATGTTCAATATTCTTTGGAATGTTTATGTATTTTCAACAACTTATATGTCTCTTGATAATTTTAATCCAGAAAATTGTGATTTAAATGATGAAAATAGTGTTGTTCTTCGAGATGAAGATAAATGGATTATTTCTAAAGCTAATTCATTATTAAGGGATGTTGAAGAGGATTTAGGTAATGCATTCTTCCATCAAGCTACAAGAAAGATTAATAGTTTCATATTGGAAGATCTTAGTCGTTGGTATGTAAGGCTTATAAGAGGCAGAACTTGGGTTGAAAAAGATGATCCTGATAAGTTAGGTGCATATTATGGACTTTATACTGCAATTGAACTTTTAATTAAAGTTTTAGCTCCAATAGCTCCTCATATATCTGAAAATATTTATGAAAATTTAGTTAAAGGTACTAAATCTGATGGGAAGCTAAGTATTCATATGGAAGATTGGAAGCATGATGAAAATCTAATTGATGTTGACCTTGAAAACCAAATGGACATTGTAAGAGAAATCATTGAAGCTAGTGCAAGAGCAAGAGATGTAGCTAAATATAAATTAAGATGGCCTGTAAATGACATTACAGTTGTTTCTGATGATGATTTTGTTCTTGAAGCTGTTAATAATCTTGAATCTGTTATTAAAGATCAATCTAATACTAAAGAAGTAATCACTTCAAAAGAGTTTGAAAATGTTAAATATATAGCTAAACCAAATTTAAAAACTCTTGGACCTAGACTTAGACAAGACATGGGTTTTGTTAAGAAATATTTAGCTGAAAATGATGGAAATAAGATTAAATCTGAATTAGAAGCTAATGGAAAGATTAATGTTTCTATTTTTAATAATGAAAAAGATTCTAATAATGAAAAACAAGAAAATATTAAAATAATTGAATTATCAGTTGAAGATGTTTTATTTGATAATGAACTTCCTGAAGATATTGTTAGTTCTGATTTTGATGGAGGAAATGTTTTTGTTAATACTCAGATTACTCCAGAAATATTATCTGAAGCTATGGCAAGGGAATTAATTAGAAGAATCCAAGATATGAGAAAGGATATGGATTTAGATGTTGAAGCTAATATTAATGTTGCTGTTGATGCAGATGAAGATTTTAGAACTATGATAGCATCTCAAATTCATTTTATCTCAAATGAAGTTAGGGCTAATAATATTTTATTTGAAAATATTCATGAAACTTCTATAAATGATAATGATAATAAAGATAATAAAGATAAAAAACAATATATTAAAGAGTGGAAAATAGAAAATGAAAATATTATTCTTAAAATTGAAGTTTAAATTATTAAAGCTGAAGCTTAATAATATATTAATATTATTCAAAAACAATTTTATGAGGAGTATGTGTTTTTAATGACTTTAACAGATTCTGAAATGGATTATATTGAACAAATGCTTGGAAGAAGTCCTAATGAGTTGGAAGAGGGAATGTTAGATATAATGTTTTCTGAACATTGTTCTTATAAAAGTAGTAGGCCAATACTTGGACTTTTCCCTACTGAAGGGAAAAACATTATATTAGGTCCTGGTGATGATGCTGGAATGGTTGCTATAACAGATAAGTTAGCTCTTGCAGTAGGAATTGAAAGTCATAATCATCCTTCAGCTATTGAACCTTATGGTGGGGCTGGAACAGGAATTGGTGGTATTCTTCGAGATATTATTTCAATGGGAGCAATGCCAATAGCACTTTTAGATTCTCTTCGTTTTGGACCTCTTGAAGATCAAAAATCTAGATATCTCTTTGAACATGTTGTAAAAGGAATTTCTGATTATGGTAATCGTGTTGGTGTTCCAACAGTTGGTGGAGAAGTTGAATTCGATGAATCTTTTAGAACAAACCCTCTTGTAAACGTTATGTGTGCAGGAATTGTTGAAAAAGATAATATAGTTAAGGGAATAGCCCCAAATGTAGGAGATGTTTTTTTATTAATGGGTGGATTAACTGGTAGGGATGGAATTCATGGTGTTACATTTGCCTCAGAAGAACTTACATCTGATAGTGAAATTGAAGATAGGCCTGCTGTTCAAGTTGGGGATCCTTTTACAAAAAAGAAAGTTTTAGAAGCTTCTTTGGAAATACTTGAAAATATCGATGTTGCTGGAGTTAAAGATCTTGGTGGTGGAGGACTAACCTGCTGTATTTCTGAGCTTGTTGATAAATGTGGAAATGGTGCTTTAGTTGATTTAAATTCAATCCCTTTAAGAGAAGAGGGCATGACTCCTTATGAAGTTATGCTTTCTGAATCTCAAGAAAGAATGGTTTTTGTTATTAATCCAAAATATGTAGATGAAGCTTTTGCTATTTGTGATAAGTATGAACTTCCAAGAGCCATCATCGGTGAAGTCACTGATACAAAATTGATGGTTGTTGAGGATCCTACTAAAAAAGATGTTAATGGGGATAATAAGATAATAGCTAGTATGCCTGCTGTTCTTCTTGCTGATCCTCCTTCATTAAATCGTGAAATCAGAGCTCCAAAAAAAGATGATAACTATGTGGCTGTTGAAAATTCACCGATTGATCAATCTATATTAAAAATATTATCTTCTCCCAATATAGCTACTAAGAAATGGGTTTATAAACAATATGATCATGAAGTTCAAGTTAGGACCGTTGTAAAACCTGGTGATGATGCTGCTGTACTTAAAATAGATGATGAAAATGCTGTTGTTCTTAGTTGTGATTGTAATAGTATTCACACTAAGCTTTCTCCTTATGATGGTGGTGCTGGAAGTGTTGCTGAAGCAATTAGGAATGTAGTTTCAATGGGAGCAGAACCTTACGCTGTGGTTGATTGTTTGAATTTTGGAAATCCTGAAAATCCTGAGATACTTTGGCAGTTTAAACAATGTGTTAAAGGAATGGCAGATTTAGCTGAAAAATTTGAAACTCCTGTTATTAGTGGTAATGTAAGCTTTTATAATGAAACTGAAGGCATTAAAATTAATCCTTCTCCTACTGTAGGTGTTATTGGTGTAGCTGACCTTAATAATATTAGAACTATGGAGTTTAAAAATGAAGGAGATAAGATTTTAATTATTGGTGCAACTTATGATGAAATTGATGGTTCTGAATATCATAGAGCTGTTCATGATCTTGAACAAGGTGAAGCTCCAAAAATTAGAATTGATAATGAAATAAAATCTTCAAAGTCTATTTTAAAACTTTTAGCTAATGATAATGGTGAATTTAATAGTGTTGAAAATATTTCAAATAATACTGTAACTGCAATTCATGATTGTTCTGCCGGAGGAATTGCTATTGCTCTTTCTGAAATGGCAATATCAAGTGGAATTGGGGCTGAAATCGATTTATCTAATATTCCTATTGAAAACTCTGAAGATATTGATGATAATAACTTATTATTCTCAGAAAGTCATGGAAGATATATTGTTACAGTTAAATCTGATGAATTAGAGAATGTTTTAGATTATATCGATGTTCCTTGTGCTTGTATTGGGGAAGTTAAAGGAAACTCTTTGAAAATAAGGGGTAATGATAATAATATTAATATATTTGTTAATGATTTAAAAGATGCATATAATGGTGTAATTGAACAATTTATGGCATAGTCATGACACATATTTTATGAAATAATACTAAACATTTTAGTTTTATTATATGATACTGAGCATTTAATTTTATTATATAATAAGCATTTAGTTTTATAATGTAATACTAAATATCCCATGTTTTTATATTTTTTATATTTTTCAATAATAAATTGTATTGTTTAGGGAGGATTTATGTTTTTATCAGAATTAATTCCAATGGAGGATGCATTAGATATCCTTGATAAAAATCAGATAATTATGGAAACAGAAATTATTGATTTAAAAAATTCATATTTAAGAGTTTTATCAGAAGAAGTTTATTCTTTTCACGATTCTCCTCCTTTTGATAAATCAGCTATGGATGGTTATGCCGTTATTGCTAGTGATACTTTTGGTGCTTCTCCAAATGCTATAAAAAAACTAAGCATCATTGATCAAATTGGTGCTGGAGATTTTTCTAATAAAATTATTAATTCTGGAGAAGCTATTAGAATTGCCACTGGAGCTCCAATTCCAAAAGGTGCTGATGCTGTTTTGATGGAAGAATATACTATCACTAATTGTAAAGGATCTTCTGATGAATTTATTGAAATTCATTCTCAAGTTACTCCTGGTGAAAATGTATCTTTTAAGGGAGAAGATATTAAATCAGGAGATCTAGTTGTTAAAGATTCAACTATTATTCGACCTCAAGAGATGGGAATTATAGCTTCTGCAGGTATAAGTAATATTGAAGTTTATAAAATACCTAAAGTTAAATTGATTATAACTGGTAATGAATTGATCAATCCTACTAAAAAACTTGAAAAAGCCCAAATAATCAATTCAAATCAATATGTTATATCTTCTATGATTGAAAGTTGTGGGGCTCATGTTGATGTTGTTTCTGCTAAAGATATATTTGAAGAAGTTAAAAAAACTTTATTAGATTCTTCTAAATATTATGATTTAATTATTACAACTGGAGGAACAGCTATTAGTAAAGGTGATGTTGTTGTAGATGCTGTTGATTCTATTGGTGATGTTTTGTTCCATGGAGTTGCATTAAGACCAGGAAAGCCTGTTGGCTTTGGTATTGTTGCTGATACTCCAGTATTCATGTTATCTGGTTATCCAGTAGCAGCAATGGGGCAATTTGATGCTTTAGTTCGGAATTTCTTGTTTAAAATGCAAAATATCGAATTTAACCCTAGAAAAGAGAAAAGAAGAGCTGATGTTAAAATATATTCTAACTTGGGGCGTACTGACTTTATTAGGTCTTATGCTGATGATGAGAAAGTTAAAGCTGTTTTAAGTAGAGGTTCTGGAATTCTTAGGTCTATGATTGAAGCTAATGCTTATATTATTGTTGATGAAAATCAAGAAGGTATTTCTAAAGATGAAATTGTAGATGTGGTCTTTTTTGAATCTATGAATTGGAATAAATAATTTTTTATATTTTAAAAATAACTTTTATAATAATTCTTATAATAATTCTCATATAATTTTTATAATAATTTTTGATTTAGTAGTTCTATTTTAAATAATAGGATTACTAATAACAATATTAATAATGTTAATATGTTACTTAGAATAAATTGTGTAGACTTATTTAGGTTTATATAGTTCTATAGTTTAGATTTATTTAAACTTAGTAGTTATCTATTAAATTTATTTTTGCTAAAGAGTGAAATAATGAATGGTTTATGGTATTATGCAATAGCATTTGCAATTATATGGGCTATTGCCCTAATTTTTAAGAATAAACTTACTAGTCATGGATTAGAAGTAAATTTTCCACTTTTAATGTGGAAAACTAAAAGACTTAGAGGATTTATAAATAAATTAGCTAATATTTCTCCAAAGTTTTGGCGATGGTTTATGAATGTTGGTATTTTCATTTCTTTTGGTGCTATGATTGTAATGACTTATTTACTT
This genomic interval carries:
- the ileS gene encoding isoleucine--tRNA ligase encodes the protein MPIKEAEKSYEHKKIEKEVQEVWIKNQVYSKTNQLREEGPKYSFLDGPPYCSGKIHLGTAWNKIIKDTYLRFKSMKGFSLRRQAGWDTHGLPIEHKVEQLLNIKNKQQIEEEIGIANFVSKCKEFALKNKDAMTSQFEDLGVWMDWDDPYVTFDPKYMESCWWTLKKAHEKDLLLKDKRVISWCPRCETALAAAEIDYEDKIDPSIYVKFPSTEPILNKADNPDVLKEYFLVWTTTPWTLPANLAICMNPDFDYSFVKFLNEKKGDEISNDLILNNEGILILASDLVETIFGPAVKITKVKKDTGEVDENGKPIKEIEEIREPIYEVIKIVKGSDLEGLSYVYPLLDEIPEQKKFDEDNEDKYSSNVHTILPGGHVELGEGTGLVHTAPGHGPDDFEIGKQFNLPIFCPVDEEGNFTQFGGKYFGEFVKDANPNIINDLKMKNLLFKEETIEHRYGTCWRCKTPIIYLATEQWFLKITEIKDKMLSEIEKVEWVPKWAGEGRFHDWVDNAKDWTISRQRYWGIPIPVWVCEDCGNIKVIGSVKELKDNSINEIKANDEDLVHRPYVDEIIIKCDSLECDCNSNDKTGSDDLNNICNGEMRRIPDVLDVWIDSGVAGWASLYYPQKKDMFDEWFPYDFITEGHDQTRGWFYSQLGTGVIAFDQIPYKKVLMHGFVLDEMGKKMSKSLGNVVQPEDVIEDYGADVLRFYLLWASKPWDDLKFVWDELNNIKKMFNILWNVYVFSTTYMSLDNFNPENCDLNDENSVVLRDEDKWIISKANSLLRDVEEDLGNAFFHQATRKINSFILEDLSRWYVRLIRGRTWVEKDDPDKLGAYYGLYTAIELLIKVLAPIAPHISENIYENLVKGTKSDGKLSIHMEDWKHDENLIDVDLENQMDIVREIIEASARARDVAKYKLRWPVNDITVVSDDDFVLEAVNNLESVIKDQSNTKEVITSKEFENVKYIAKPNLKTLGPRLRQDMGFVKKYLAENDGNKIKSELEANGKINVSIFNNEKDSNNEKQENIKIIELSVEDVLFDNELPEDIVSSDFDGGNVFVNTQITPEILSEAMARELIRRIQDMRKDMDLDVEANINVAVDADEDFRTMIASQIHFISNEVRANNILFENIHETSINDNDNKDNKDKKQYIKEWKIENENIILKIEV
- the purL gene encoding phosphoribosylformylglycinamidine synthase subunit PurL, with the translated sequence MTLTDSEMDYIEQMLGRSPNELEEGMLDIMFSEHCSYKSSRPILGLFPTEGKNIILGPGDDAGMVAITDKLALAVGIESHNHPSAIEPYGGAGTGIGGILRDIISMGAMPIALLDSLRFGPLEDQKSRYLFEHVVKGISDYGNRVGVPTVGGEVEFDESFRTNPLVNVMCAGIVEKDNIVKGIAPNVGDVFLLMGGLTGRDGIHGVTFASEELTSDSEIEDRPAVQVGDPFTKKKVLEASLEILENIDVAGVKDLGGGGLTCCISELVDKCGNGALVDLNSIPLREEGMTPYEVMLSESQERMVFVINPKYVDEAFAICDKYELPRAIIGEVTDTKLMVVEDPTKKDVNGDNKIIASMPAVLLADPPSLNREIRAPKKDDNYVAVENSPIDQSILKILSSPNIATKKWVYKQYDHEVQVRTVVKPGDDAAVLKIDDENAVVLSCDCNSIHTKLSPYDGGAGSVAEAIRNVVSMGAEPYAVVDCLNFGNPENPEILWQFKQCVKGMADLAEKFETPVISGNVSFYNETEGIKINPSPTVGVIGVADLNNIRTMEFKNEGDKILIIGATYDEIDGSEYHRAVHDLEQGEAPKIRIDNEIKSSKSILKLLANDNGEFNSVENISNNTVTAIHDCSAGGIAIALSEMAISSGIGAEIDLSNIPIENSEDIDDNNLLFSESHGRYIVTVKSDELENVLDYIDVPCACIGEVKGNSLKIRGNDNNINIFVNDLKDAYNGVIEQFMA
- a CDS encoding molybdopterin molybdotransferase MoeA gives rise to the protein MFLSELIPMEDALDILDKNQIIMETEIIDLKNSYLRVLSEEVYSFHDSPPFDKSAMDGYAVIASDTFGASPNAIKKLSIIDQIGAGDFSNKIINSGEAIRIATGAPIPKGADAVLMEEYTITNCKGSSDEFIEIHSQVTPGENVSFKGEDIKSGDLVVKDSTIIRPQEMGIIASAGISNIEVYKIPKVKLIITGNELINPTKKLEKAQIINSNQYVISSMIESCGAHVDVVSAKDIFEEVKKTLLDSSKYYDLIITTGGTAISKGDVVVDAVDSIGDVLFHGVALRPGKPVGFGIVADTPVFMLSGYPVAAMGQFDALVRNFLFKMQNIEFNPRKEKRRADVKIYSNLGRTDFIRSYADDEKVKAVLSRGSGILRSMIEANAYIIVDENQEGISKDEIVDVVFFESMNWNK